From one Candidatus Alcyoniella australis genomic stretch:
- a CDS encoding FAD-dependent oxidoreductase, with translation MTEKQYDVVVIGGSAAGLTAAITVHRHYPDKSILLVRKEQKVMIPCGIPYIMGTVGSADNNLIPDAPLTANNVDLIMDCVIKIDREAKQITLAEGPSIGYGKLIVATGSQPIIPGVPGVEKPNVYAIYKDFVQLGELQEALNGIKNLVIIGGGFIGVEFADECKKSGIENVTIVEMLDHCLQLTFDKPYCMAAEKIIRERGVNVRTTAKVVKLDGADKVEKVVLDNGEELPADAVLLGIGARASVELARDCGLNIGPTGGIQVDRFQRSSDPNVFAAGDCAEKISFFGGRPSGLKLASIASAEARIAGANLFGVRRENIGTIGVWSTAIGETALAGAGLTESMATNMGYDYVVGEAEAPNRHPGCMPGMSAIKAKLLFERRTGVLIGAQLMGALSVGELINALSACIQQRMTFDDIAIFQIGTHPALTASPVAYQLVNAAEMAMMKAQG, from the coding sequence ATGACGGAGAAACAATACGACGTAGTAGTAATCGGCGGCAGCGCCGCAGGCCTGACAGCGGCGATCACCGTGCATCGTCACTATCCGGACAAGTCGATCCTGCTGGTGCGCAAGGAGCAGAAGGTCATGATCCCCTGCGGCATCCCCTACATTATGGGCACCGTCGGATCGGCCGACAACAACCTGATCCCCGACGCGCCGTTGACCGCCAACAACGTCGATCTGATCATGGACTGCGTGATCAAGATCGACCGAGAGGCCAAGCAGATCACGCTGGCGGAGGGCCCAAGCATCGGCTACGGCAAGCTGATCGTGGCCACCGGTTCCCAGCCGATTATCCCCGGCGTGCCCGGCGTTGAGAAACCCAATGTCTACGCGATCTACAAGGACTTCGTGCAGTTGGGCGAGCTGCAAGAGGCGCTCAATGGCATCAAGAACCTGGTGATCATCGGCGGCGGGTTCATCGGCGTGGAGTTCGCCGACGAGTGTAAAAAATCGGGCATCGAAAACGTGACGATCGTCGAGATGCTCGATCACTGCCTGCAACTGACCTTTGACAAGCCGTACTGCATGGCCGCCGAGAAGATTATCCGCGAACGTGGAGTCAACGTGCGCACGACCGCCAAGGTGGTCAAGCTCGATGGCGCAGACAAGGTCGAGAAAGTCGTGTTGGACAACGGCGAGGAGCTGCCGGCCGACGCGGTGCTGCTGGGAATCGGCGCACGGGCCAGCGTGGAACTGGCCAGAGACTGCGGCCTGAACATCGGACCCACCGGCGGAATTCAGGTTGATCGCTTCCAGCGCAGCTCAGACCCCAACGTGTTCGCCGCAGGCGACTGCGCCGAGAAGATCTCATTTTTCGGCGGCAGGCCCAGCGGTCTCAAGCTGGCCTCGATCGCCTCGGCTGAGGCGCGTATTGCCGGAGCCAACCTCTTCGGCGTCCGCCGCGAGAACATCGGCACCATCGGCGTGTGGTCCACGGCCATCGGCGAAACCGCGCTGGCCGGCGCAGGCCTGACCGAGAGCATGGCCACCAACATGGGATACGACTATGTGGTCGGCGAGGCCGAGGCGCCCAACCGCCATCCGGGGTGCATGCCCGGGATGTCGGCGATCAAGGCCAAGCTGCTGTTCGAACGCCGCACCGGCGTGCTGATCGGCGCGCAGCTGATGGGCGCACTTTCCGTCGGCGAGCTGATCAACGCCCTGAGCGCCTGCATCCAGCAGCGGATGACCTTTGACGATATAGCGATCTTCCAGATCGGCACGCATCCGGCGCTCACCGCCTCACCGGTGGCCTACCAGTTGGTCAACGCCGCTGAGATGGCAATGATGAAAGCCCAGGGCTGA
- a CDS encoding C1 family peptidase, whose protein sequence is MTYADFYSYDEGEHSSGGACGGHGVTLVGYDATEQYWIGKNSWGEAEIESYLGKMVYRPDPQPDDDDDDLDDDDAAEDDDIADDDATDDDQPSQPGDQDDDQDCCAG, encoded by the coding sequence ATGACCTACGCCGATTTCTACTCTTATGACGAGGGGGAGCACTCAAGCGGCGGCGCGTGCGGCGGCCATGGCGTGACCCTCGTCGGCTACGACGCCACGGAGCAGTACTGGATCGGCAAGAACTCCTGGGGCGAGGCCGAGATCGAGAGCTACCTGGGCAAGATGGTCTACCGGCCCGATCCGCAGCCGGACGATGACGACGACGACTTGGATGACGACGATGCGGCCGAAGACGATGATATTGCAGACGATGATGCGACCGACGATGACCAGCCAAGCCAGCCGGGGGACCAAGATGACGACCAAGACTGCTGCGCCGGTTGA